The Periplaneta americana isolate PAMFEO1 chromosome 9, P.americana_PAMFEO1_priV1, whole genome shotgun sequence genome contains a region encoding:
- the LOC138706000 gene encoding lysosomal acid glucosylceramidase-like: MNSSVKKFSLTGLRTSQLFDPRYVLYHVNSLKRYQTIQGFGGAMTDATAMNIATLSVPTQQKLLRQYFGDGSINYSFIRLPIGGTDFSTRYYSLDDVVNDTSLEHFNLTEEDLIYKIPYTKQAMAISKHEIKLFASTWSAPLWMTRPRFSKPSFTKLQEQYRQLHADYHIKFLDAYKMHSLNFWGITAHNEPVSGFLYYVAFNNMGWTPEEQRDWVTNYFGPTLHKSGYGNLKLMILDDQRVFLPLWPTIMMNEEAKKFVSGIAVHFYTDIFPISQASLLSDTHDKFPDLFILNTEACIFPLSGGVAVSLGLWDHAEIYAESIIENINNWSIGWVDWNMALNLDGGPNWAYNNVNAPIIVNATADEFYKQPTFYALAHFSKFVPPESQRIQLISANSKGLLSSSFITPQHDIVIVLVNKLNFDMSTCITAGLKGNIELVLPAHSIHTIIYKNGII, translated from the exons ATGAATTCTTCTGTAAAGAAGTTCAGCCTGACTGGTCTTCGCACTTCCCAAC TATTTGATCCGCGGTATGTGTTATACCACGTGAATTCCTTAAAACGCTATCAAACAATACAAGGCTTCGGTGGAGCCATGACAGATGCTACAGCTATGAACATTGCTACCCTTTCTGTTCCAACACAACAGAAACTTCTCAG GCAGTATTTTGGAGATGGAAGtataaattattcattcattagaCTTCCAATCGGAGGAACAGACTTTTCTACTCGTTACTACTCTCTGGATGACGTAGTAAACGACACCAGTTTAGAACATTTCAATCTCACAGAAGAAGACTTAATTTACAAG ATTCCTTACACTAAACAAGCGATGGCCATTTCGAAGCATGAGATTAAGTTATTTGCTTCTACCTGGTCTGCTCCGCTATGGATGACGAGGCCTCGATTTTCAAAACCAAGCTTCACCAAGCTACAGGAGCAGTATCGACAATTGCACGCAGATTATCACATTAA ATTTCTTGATGCTTACAAAATGCACAGTTTGAATTTCTGGGGTATTACGGCACATAATGAACCAGTTAGTGGTTTCTTGTACTACGTCGCTTTTAACAACATGGGTTGGACACCTGAGGAGCAGAGAGATTGGGTGACTAACTACTTCGGGCCAACACTTCATAAGAGCGGATACGGGAATCTTAAATTAATGATTTTGGATGACCAAAGGGTTTTTCTGCCTCTATGGCCAACAATC ATGATGAATGAAGAGGCTAAAAAATTCGTTTCTGGGATTGCTGTACACTTCTACAccgatatatttccaatttcacaAGCATCACTACTTTCAGACACACACGATAAGTTCCCAGATTTGTTCATCCTCAACACTGAAGCCTGCATAt TTCCTTTAAGCGGTGGAGTTGCCGTATCGCTCGGTCTTTGGGATCACGCTGAAATTTACGCCGAATCAATTATAGAG AATATTAACAACTGGTCAATCGGATGGGTCGACTGGAATATGGCTCTAAATCTGGACGGAGGACCAAACTGGGCATATAACAATGTAAACGCTCCAATCATAGTGAACGCCACAGCAGATGAGTTCTACAAGCAGCCTACTTTTTACGCCTTGGCTCATTTTTCTAAGTTTGTGCCTCCGGAATCTCAACGCATCCAGTTAATAAGCGCCAACTCCAAAGGACTTCTAAGTTCTTCATTTATAACCCCACAACATGACATTGTCATCGTGCTCGTGAACAA ATTGAATTTTGATATGTCTACCTGCATAACTGCAGGTCTCAAAGGTAACATCGAGTTAGTTTTGCCAGCACATTCAATCCACACGATAATATATAAGAATGGAATTATTTAg